A genomic segment from Janthinobacterium sp. 64 encodes:
- a CDS encoding efflux transporter outer membrane subunit, whose amino-acid sequence MKNYRYLVSLFPVLAGCAISPAYVAPGTPAIHLASPQQAQFAPGTSTVSEAAWWTFFDDARLSQLIASALEHNLDIAQAQANLLAARAVFDERRLDELPAVTGQAGWQRQVRQDTPDSRAASASTRVGFDAQWEIDLFGRLAHMSRSAQARADAAQADLRQVQLTIAADVARNYYEALGYQHNLALTQAQVHSWRDTVALTDARIRAGSGLPEERHNALANLARSEAMLPPLQAGLRQAQYRLDVLSGQAPGAIALATTPRQQAPLAGQLPLGDVNRLIKQRPDVVRAERLLAASSEDVGAATADLYPRLSLGGFLGFFALRGSGVFDGGARAFEVAPSVSYPAFRLGSVRARLRGTQAEAQGALARYEQTILMAQEDVENAVTQLAENQTRLAALLESARHGNAALGIASTRYQGGTGSYQAVLENQRALFDIRREALLAETASYIDAIALYKALGWGQTM is encoded by the coding sequence ATGAAAAATTACCGCTATCTTGTCTCTCTTTTCCCCGTGCTGGCCGGCTGCGCCATCAGTCCCGCCTATGTCGCACCTGGCACGCCCGCCATCCATTTGGCCAGCCCGCAGCAAGCGCAATTCGCACCCGGCACGAGCACCGTCAGCGAAGCCGCCTGGTGGACGTTTTTCGACGATGCGCGCCTGTCGCAGCTGATCGCCAGCGCGCTCGAACACAACCTCGATATCGCCCAGGCGCAGGCGAACCTGCTGGCCGCGCGGGCCGTCTTCGACGAACGCCGGCTCGATGAACTGCCTGCCGTCACGGGACAGGCCGGCTGGCAGCGCCAGGTGCGGCAAGACACGCCAGACAGCCGCGCCGCCAGCGCCAGCACGCGCGTAGGCTTCGACGCGCAATGGGAGATTGACCTGTTCGGCCGCCTGGCGCACATGAGCCGTTCGGCGCAGGCGCGCGCCGACGCGGCGCAGGCGGACTTGCGGCAGGTGCAGCTGACGATTGCCGCCGACGTGGCGCGCAATTACTACGAGGCGCTGGGCTACCAGCACAACCTGGCGCTGACACAGGCGCAGGTGCACAGCTGGCGCGACACGGTGGCATTGACCGACGCGCGCATCCGCGCCGGCAGCGGCTTGCCGGAAGAGCGCCACAACGCGCTGGCCAACCTGGCGCGCAGTGAGGCGATGCTGCCGCCCTTGCAGGCGGGTTTGCGCCAGGCGCAGTACCGGCTCGATGTCTTGAGCGGACAAGCGCCTGGCGCCATCGCGCTGGCCACCACGCCGCGCCAGCAGGCGCCGCTGGCGGGCCAGCTGCCGCTCGGCGACGTCAACCGCCTGATCAAACAGCGTCCCGACGTGGTGCGCGCCGAGCGCCTGCTGGCCGCCTCCAGCGAAGACGTGGGGGCCGCCACGGCCGACCTGTATCCGCGCCTGAGCCTGGGCGGTTTCCTGGGCTTCTTCGCGCTGCGCGGCAGCGGCGTGTTCGACGGCGGCGCGCGCGCGTTCGAGGTGGCGCCATCGGTCAGCTATCCGGCCTTCCGCCTGGGCAGCGTGCGGGCACGCTTGCGCGGTACGCAGGCCGAAGCGCAAGGCGCGCTGGCGCGCTATGAACAAACGATACTGATGGCGCAGGAAGACGTGGAAAACGCCGTCACCCAGCTGGCCGAAAACCAGACGCGGTTGGCCGCATTGTTGGAATCGGCACGCCATGGCAACGCGGCCCTCGGCATCGCCAGCACGCGTTATCAAGGCGGTACCGGCAGCTACCAGGCGGTGCTGGAAAACCAGCGCGCCTTGTTCGATATCCGGCGCGAAGCGCTGCTGGCGGAAACGGCGTCCTACATCGATGCGATTGCCCTGTACAAGGCGCTGGGATGGGGGCAAACTATGTAG